A genomic segment from Myxococcota bacterium encodes:
- a CDS encoding phytanoyl-CoA dioxygenase family protein, translating to MSQARIERVAADAPIDEMLAILERDGAVIVERLLASDVVARINDEVAAAREAANPSMEHLNPAIGFFFGKRTRHVSGLPGRSRTFACEVMVHPTLLALCDAILLPSCARYQLNLGHLIDRGPGSEPQLLHRDEDVWVHVPRPHGELQLATMIALDDFRAELGATRIVPGSHRWPRERSAEPSELAVAEMPAGSAAIYLGSTIHAGGANTTSDRWRRGLHTSFVCGWLRTEENNYLACPPDVARTLPRLAQEVLGYAVHDAIASAGGYAGALDLQDPCDLMAEGKL from the coding sequence ATGTCGCAGGCCCGGATCGAGCGCGTCGCGGCCGACGCTCCGATCGACGAGATGCTCGCGATCCTCGAGCGCGACGGCGCGGTGATCGTCGAGCGGCTGCTCGCGAGCGACGTCGTCGCGCGCATCAACGACGAGGTCGCCGCGGCGCGCGAGGCCGCGAACCCGTCGATGGAGCACCTGAACCCCGCGATCGGCTTCTTCTTCGGCAAGCGCACGCGCCACGTCTCGGGCCTGCCGGGCCGGTCGCGCACGTTCGCGTGCGAGGTGATGGTGCACCCGACGCTGCTCGCGCTGTGCGACGCGATCCTCCTGCCGAGCTGCGCGCGCTACCAGCTGAACCTCGGCCACCTGATCGACCGCGGCCCCGGCAGCGAACCGCAGCTGCTGCACCGCGACGAGGACGTGTGGGTGCACGTGCCGCGCCCGCACGGCGAGCTGCAGCTCGCGACGATGATCGCGCTCGACGACTTCCGCGCGGAGCTCGGCGCCACCCGGATCGTCCCGGGCAGCCACCGCTGGCCGCGCGAACGCAGTGCCGAGCCGAGCGAGCTCGCAGTCGCCGAGATGCCCGCCGGCTCGGCCGCCATCTACCTGGGCTCCACGATCCACGCCGGCGGCGCCAACACGACGAGCGATCGCTGGCGCCGCGGCCTGCACACGAGCTTCGTCTGCGGCTGGCTGCGCACCGAGGAGAACAACTACCTCGCCTGCCCGCCCGACGTCGCGCGCACCCTGCCCCGCCTCGCGCAGGAAGTACTCGGCTACGCCGTGCACGACGCGATCGCGTCGGCGGGAGGCTATGCGGGCGCACTCGACCTCCAGGACCCGTGCGACCTGATGGCCGAAGGCAAGCTCTAG
- a CDS encoding CoA transferase — MSEPRHPLPLEGVRILAVEQMQAVPFATQLMAHLGAEVVKVEHPEHGESGRTAAPSIPDADGRPAGATFLRNNLCKRSLGLDLKNPKGAALLKRLVPHYDVVAENFKPGTMEKFGLGYDELAKLHPGLVYVAVSGFGSLHDSPYRSWPAYAAIPEAMGGFYSFRPEPGRLPNIGVAGALGDITSALFATIGAIAALRGRDRTGVGQKVDIAMLDAVMAMMDMVPFNPTVGVMDNSIRSWPGILSCFHAKDGLFVMQVGREHQFERLAHAIGKPEWLDDPRFATREGWRDHTDGAIREAIEAWAADKTKLAASQALADAGVVAGPSYEADDLERDAHVALRDMILRIPRPDGKGAVHIVGNPVKLSRSTPREPERWPTIGRDTRDLLRADLGLSDADLDALRSDGVIG; from the coding sequence ATGAGCGAGCCCCGACATCCCCTCCCCCTCGAAGGCGTGCGCATCCTCGCCGTCGAGCAGATGCAGGCCGTGCCGTTCGCGACGCAGCTGATGGCGCACCTCGGCGCCGAGGTCGTGAAGGTCGAGCACCCCGAGCACGGCGAGTCGGGCCGCACCGCCGCGCCGAGCATCCCGGACGCCGACGGCCGGCCGGCGGGCGCGACCTTCCTGCGCAACAACCTGTGCAAGCGGAGCCTCGGGCTCGACCTCAAGAACCCGAAGGGCGCCGCGCTGCTGAAGCGTCTCGTCCCGCACTACGACGTCGTCGCCGAGAACTTCAAGCCGGGCACGATGGAGAAGTTCGGGCTCGGCTACGACGAGCTGGCGAAGCTCCACCCCGGGCTCGTCTACGTCGCGGTCTCGGGCTTCGGGAGCCTGCACGACTCGCCCTATCGAAGCTGGCCCGCCTACGCGGCGATCCCCGAGGCGATGGGCGGCTTCTACTCGTTCCGCCCCGAGCCCGGGCGGCTGCCCAACATCGGCGTCGCCGGCGCGCTCGGCGACATCACGAGCGCGCTCTTCGCGACGATCGGCGCGATCGCCGCGCTGCGCGGGCGCGACCGCACGGGCGTCGGCCAGAAGGTCGACATCGCGATGCTCGACGCCGTGATGGCGATGATGGACATGGTGCCGTTCAACCCGACCGTCGGCGTGATGGACAACTCGATCAGGAGCTGGCCCGGCATCCTGTCGTGCTTCCACGCGAAGGACGGCCTGTTCGTGATGCAGGTCGGCCGCGAGCACCAGTTCGAGCGGCTCGCGCACGCGATCGGCAAGCCGGAGTGGCTCGACGACCCGCGCTTCGCGACGCGCGAAGGCTGGCGCGACCACACCGACGGCGCGATCCGCGAGGCGATCGAGGCCTGGGCCGCCGACAAGACGAAGCTCGCCGCGTCGCAGGCGCTCGCCGACGCGGGCGTCGTCGCGGGCCCGAGCTACGAGGCCGACGACCTCGAGCGCGACGCGCACGTCGCGCTGCGCGACATGATCCTGCGCATCCCGCGGCCCGACGGGAAGGGCGCGGTCCACATCGTCGGCAACCCCGTGAAGCTCTCGCGCAGCACGCCGCGCGAGCCGGAGCGCTGGCCGACCATCGGCCGCGACACGCGCGACCTCCTCCGCGCCGACCTCGGCCTCTCCGACGCCGACCTCGACGCGCTGCGGTCCGACGGCGTGATCGGCTGA
- a CDS encoding CoA-transferase gives MSGWRGVVGAKLDRVRDPVADKRCSLREAIERFVRPGMRINPVSLQARPVAALHELMRVFRGAEPGFEFISSSLSGNYLQLVGAGLLRRAIVSFAGEGYPTPGPSPVVARALASGALELENWTMLTISQRLLAGAMGVPFLPTRSLAGSDMARELAEAGCYAEVADPFSEGGAAQGVVRAYAPDVAFVHAWAADPAGNAVCFPPHQENVYGALAAREGVVLTVHEVVDTDFVRRHSHLVRIPAEKVVAVCEAPYGSHPYGNYATGIPELRAYANDYPFMTEHRAAQESDDAYQEWLERWVYSARDPAGYLAKLGRDRLEALEYLAGPETWRAELEHWGDALDGAGPATDVEEMVVQAARRVRARVRDGGFDLVLSGVGQAALAAWLASHLGEGEGLDFALAAETGMYGHDPRPADPFLVNYRNMPTTTLLSDVVETLGLHACGATNRCLTTLGAGQIDRLGNVNSSWNADGSFIVGSGGANDLANASSELLIVAVQRKGTFRERVDFVTSPGARVATVVSTMGVFEKRAPDGALVLTAVFERAGATREEAVEKIRARCGFALEVADALERLAPATDEELALLRVFDPARAFLGKRERANGAAHPDSPNPKERR, from the coding sequence ATGAGCGGGTGGCGCGGGGTCGTCGGGGCGAAGCTCGATCGCGTGCGCGATCCCGTCGCCGACAAGCGCTGCTCGCTGCGCGAGGCCATCGAGCGCTTCGTGCGCCCGGGAATGCGCATCAACCCCGTGAGCCTGCAGGCGCGCCCCGTCGCGGCGCTGCACGAGCTGATGCGCGTGTTCCGCGGCGCGGAGCCGGGCTTCGAGTTCATCTCGTCGTCGCTCTCGGGCAACTATCTCCAGCTCGTCGGCGCCGGGCTCCTGCGCCGCGCGATCGTGTCGTTCGCGGGCGAGGGCTACCCGACGCCCGGCCCGAGCCCCGTCGTCGCGCGCGCGCTCGCGTCGGGCGCGCTCGAGCTCGAGAACTGGACGATGCTGACGATCTCGCAGCGCCTGCTGGCCGGCGCGATGGGCGTGCCCTTCCTGCCGACGCGCTCGCTCGCGGGCAGCGACATGGCGCGCGAGCTCGCCGAAGCAGGTTGCTATGCGGAGGTCGCCGACCCGTTCTCGGAAGGCGGCGCGGCGCAGGGCGTCGTGCGCGCGTACGCGCCCGACGTCGCGTTCGTGCACGCCTGGGCGGCCGACCCCGCCGGCAACGCCGTCTGCTTCCCGCCGCACCAGGAGAACGTCTACGGCGCGCTCGCCGCGCGCGAAGGCGTCGTGCTCACCGTGCACGAGGTCGTCGACACCGACTTCGTGCGCCGCCACTCGCACCTCGTGCGCATTCCGGCCGAGAAGGTCGTGGCCGTGTGCGAAGCGCCGTACGGCTCGCACCCGTACGGGAACTACGCGACGGGGATCCCGGAGCTGCGCGCCTACGCGAACGACTACCCGTTCATGACGGAGCACCGCGCGGCGCAGGAGTCCGACGACGCCTATCAGGAGTGGCTCGAGCGCTGGGTCTACTCGGCGCGCGACCCCGCCGGCTATCTCGCGAAGCTCGGGCGCGACCGGCTCGAGGCGCTCGAGTACCTGGCCGGGCCCGAGACCTGGCGCGCCGAGCTCGAGCACTGGGGCGACGCGCTCGACGGGGCCGGCCCCGCGACCGACGTCGAGGAGATGGTCGTGCAGGCGGCGCGCCGCGTGCGCGCGCGCGTGCGCGACGGCGGCTTCGACCTCGTGCTCTCGGGCGTCGGCCAGGCCGCGCTCGCCGCGTGGCTCGCCTCGCACCTCGGCGAGGGCGAGGGCCTCGACTTCGCGCTCGCCGCCGAGACGGGCATGTACGGCCACGACCCGCGCCCGGCCGACCCCTTCCTCGTGAACTACCGCAACATGCCGACGACGACGCTGCTCTCCGACGTCGTCGAGACGCTCGGCCTGCACGCGTGCGGCGCGACGAACCGCTGCCTCACGACGCTCGGTGCCGGGCAGATCGACCGCCTCGGCAACGTCAACTCGAGCTGGAACGCGGACGGGAGCTTCATCGTCGGCTCGGGCGGCGCGAACGACCTCGCGAACGCGTCGAGCGAGCTGCTGATCGTCGCCGTGCAGCGCAAGGGAACCTTCCGCGAGCGCGTCGACTTCGTGACGAGTCCGGGCGCGCGCGTCGCGACCGTCGTCTCGACGATGGGCGTGTTCGAGAAGCGCGCGCCGGACGGCGCGCTCGTGCTGACCGCCGTCTTCGAGCGCGCGGGGGCGACGCGCGAGGAGGCCGTCGAGAAGATCCGCGCGCGCTGCGGCTTCGCGCTCGAGGTGGCCGACGCGCTCGAGCGGCTCGCGCCCGCGACGGACGAGGAGCTCGCGCTCCTGCGCGTCTTCGACCCGGCGCGCGCCTTCCTCGGAAAGCGCGAGCGCGCGAACGGCGCGGCGCACCCCGATTCCCCGAACCCGAAGGAACGACGATGA
- a CDS encoding sigma-70 family RNA polymerase sigma factor, with translation MAVAVYTTLADESDEALVAIAQRELPAPCEAFDVLVARHRARVERRAAAIVGSRADAEDVAQEVFLSVFRALPRYRPVQPFAHWLERIVTNSCRMHLRARRRHDRRVAAVASDWRARKPIDVRPDVRRDALFLCGRLSDVNRRAFVLRTADDAPYREIADELGISESAAKMRVRRARAEAERLAVAQRGEWTAAPA, from the coding sequence ATGGCCGTCGCGGTGTACACGACCCTCGCGGACGAGAGCGACGAGGCGCTCGTCGCGATCGCGCAGCGCGAGCTGCCCGCGCCGTGCGAGGCGTTCGACGTCCTCGTCGCGCGCCACCGCGCGCGCGTCGAGCGGCGCGCCGCTGCGATCGTCGGCTCGCGCGCCGACGCCGAGGACGTCGCGCAGGAGGTGTTCCTGTCGGTGTTTCGTGCGCTGCCGCGCTACCGGCCCGTGCAGCCCTTCGCGCACTGGCTCGAGCGCATCGTCACCAACTCGTGCCGCATGCACCTGCGCGCGCGGCGCCGCCACGATCGCCGCGTCGCCGCCGTCGCGAGCGACTGGCGGGCGCGCAAGCCGATCGACGTGCGCCCCGACGTGCGGCGCGACGCGCTCTTCCTGTGCGGGCGGCTCTCCGACGTGAACCGGCGCGCGTTCGTGCTGCGCACGGCCGACGACGCGCCGTACCGCGAGATCGCCGACGAGCTCGGCATCAGCGAGTCGGCCGCGAAGATGCGCGTGCGGCGCGCGCGCGCGGAAGCGGAGCGGCTCGCCGTCGCACAGCGCGGCGAGTGGACCGCCGCGCCCGCGTAG
- a CDS encoding S8 family serine peptidase, with protein sequence MLSRSLHSRSRRVGPALAVAIAIAVAVGAGLAAADARAQAGDPGTCGPFAPAASDASGDARAACAEPGLAPSASAPDVAGVTRLAAPRAPAGDATAIPGEALVAIPKADDGALAPGFALAPGAEIASSFWSPVLCATVARVRGPADAAPEALVAALPPGAALTAHSTYRAAAAEVRAFEPDAAGDPYRPHQYALTQLEAERAWARSAGAGATVALLDSLPEVAHRDLGRIVVAPAGDGERASDEVGRVAAVHGTLMAGVVGAERGNGVGIAGVAPEARVVAIPVCAPSGDGGPDACALYDVLRGIDAAWEAGANVLNLSLVGPSNPLLERAVARAERLGAVVVAAAGNEGADAPRYPAAYPSVLGVGAVDARGERDARSNRGLSVDVVAPGVEVLSTRPPDGYAFGDGTSLAAAHVSGAVAVLVGAGIEPAAARALVEERAAGAPAAAPRLRSLCELLARGGAPCPD encoded by the coding sequence TTGCTGAGCCGGTCGCTCCATAGCCGCTCGCGCCGCGTCGGGCCCGCGCTCGCCGTCGCCATCGCCATCGCGGTCGCCGTCGGTGCGGGCCTCGCGGCCGCCGACGCGCGCGCGCAGGCGGGCGACCCGGGCACGTGCGGCCCGTTCGCGCCGGCCGCGAGCGATGCGTCCGGCGACGCGCGCGCGGCGTGTGCCGAGCCCGGCCTCGCGCCGAGCGCGTCCGCGCCCGACGTCGCGGGCGTGACCCGCCTGGCCGCACCGCGCGCGCCGGCCGGCGACGCCACCGCGATCCCGGGCGAGGCGCTCGTCGCGATCCCGAAGGCCGACGACGGCGCGCTCGCGCCCGGCTTCGCGCTCGCGCCCGGTGCCGAGATCGCGAGCTCGTTCTGGAGCCCCGTGCTGTGTGCGACCGTCGCGCGCGTGCGCGGCCCGGCCGACGCCGCGCCCGAGGCGCTCGTCGCCGCGCTGCCGCCGGGCGCTGCGCTGACGGCGCACTCGACCTATCGAGCGGCCGCCGCCGAGGTGCGCGCGTTCGAGCCCGACGCCGCGGGCGATCCGTACCGCCCGCACCAGTACGCGCTCACGCAGCTCGAAGCCGAGCGCGCCTGGGCCCGCAGCGCGGGCGCGGGCGCGACCGTCGCGCTGCTCGACTCGCTTCCCGAGGTCGCGCACCGCGATCTCGGCCGCATCGTCGTCGCGCCGGCCGGCGACGGCGAGCGAGCGAGCGACGAGGTCGGCCGCGTCGCGGCCGTGCACGGGACGCTGATGGCGGGCGTGGTCGGCGCCGAGCGCGGCAACGGCGTCGGCATCGCGGGCGTCGCTCCGGAAGCGCGGGTCGTGGCGATCCCGGTGTGCGCGCCGAGCGGCGACGGCGGCCCCGACGCGTGCGCGCTCTACGACGTGCTGCGCGGCATCGACGCCGCGTGGGAAGCCGGCGCGAACGTCCTCAACCTCTCGCTCGTCGGGCCCTCGAACCCGCTGCTCGAGCGCGCCGTCGCGCGCGCCGAGCGGCTCGGCGCGGTCGTCGTCGCCGCCGCGGGCAACGAGGGCGCGGACGCGCCGCGCTACCCCGCCGCCTATCCGTCCGTCCTCGGCGTCGGCGCAGTCGACGCGCGCGGCGAACGCGACGCGCGCTCGAACCGCGGCCTCTCGGTCGACGTCGTCGCGCCGGGCGTCGAGGTGCTGTCGACGCGGCCGCCCGACGGCTACGCGTTCGGCGACGGAACGAGCCTCGCGGCCGCGCACGTGAGCGGCGCAGTCGCCGTGCTCGTCGGCGCGGGCATCGAGCCCGCGGCCGCGCGCGCGCTCGTCGAGGAGCGCGCCGCCGGTGCGCCCGCCGCGGCGCCGCGGCTCCGCTCGCTGTGCGAGCTGCTCGCGCGCGGCGGCGCGCCCTGCCCCGACTGA
- a CDS encoding zf-HC2 domain-containing protein translates to MTNDATGRAHCPDDVLRMLPWYDDEALGDDERARIEAHAAACADCRREIDWMLGGDDEAARPAPDADAAYARVRARIEASGAREAARAAAHERIAAHRRRADRGAAWRRLAIAASLAAVAAGVGAGFAAGRRSAIADAPVYETAQARPVSAGAPGAATQARELDVVFARAATAERIGDALRAIGADVVAGPTRLGVYRVRLQPGADAATAAERLRGGARPDGVETGVASLAEPVAP, encoded by the coding sequence ATGACGAACGACGCCACCGGACGCGCGCACTGCCCGGACGACGTGCTGCGCATGCTGCCCTGGTACGACGACGAGGCACTCGGCGACGACGAGCGCGCGCGCATCGAGGCGCACGCGGCCGCGTGCGCCGACTGTCGCCGCGAGATCGACTGGATGCTCGGCGGCGACGACGAGGCCGCGCGGCCGGCGCCCGATGCGGACGCCGCCTACGCGCGCGTGCGCGCGCGCATCGAGGCGAGCGGCGCGCGCGAGGCCGCGCGCGCCGCCGCGCACGAGCGCATCGCCGCGCACCGCCGGCGCGCCGACCGCGGCGCCGCGTGGCGACGGCTCGCGATCGCGGCCTCGCTCGCCGCGGTCGCGGCGGGCGTCGGCGCGGGCTTCGCGGCCGGCCGGCGCAGCGCGATCGCCGACGCACCCGTGTACGAGACGGCACAGGCGCGCCCCGTCTCCGCGGGCGCCCCCGGCGCGGCGACGCAGGCGCGCGAGCTCGACGTGGTCTTCGCACGCGCCGCGACCGCGGAGCGCATCGGCGACGCGTTGCGCGCGATCGGCGCCGACGTCGTCGCCGGGCCGACGCGGCTCGGCGTCTATCGTGTCAGACTGCAGCCGGGCGCCGATGCGGCGACCGCGGCGGAGCGGCTGCGGGGAGGCGCGCGCCCGGACGGAGTCGAGACGGGAGTCGCGAGCCTTGCTGAGCCGGTCGCTCCATAG
- a CDS encoding sigma-70 family RNA polymerase sigma factor — protein sequence MSPTRRDDADRRDRAWIARIAAGDEAAHRALFDAWYARVLSFVARRLGDPSLAEEVAADVFFEVWRSAGRFEGRSRASSWLFGIAQFKCMAADRNRKRSKRSAVVPTRIEHLHAMPDDAELEEVLAMRHELRRTRALLDELPRGQREVLELAFFDELPYDAIAERLGISQGTVKSRIARARDHLRGGLDRKAG from the coding sequence ATGAGCCCCACCCGACGCGACGACGCCGACCGCCGCGACCGCGCCTGGATCGCCCGCATCGCCGCGGGCGACGAGGCCGCGCACCGCGCGCTCTTCGACGCCTGGTACGCGCGCGTCCTGTCCTTCGTCGCGCGCCGCCTCGGCGACCCGTCGCTCGCCGAGGAGGTCGCCGCCGACGTCTTCTTCGAGGTGTGGCGCAGCGCCGGACGCTTCGAGGGGCGCAGCCGCGCCTCGTCGTGGCTGTTCGGGATCGCACAGTTCAAGTGCATGGCCGCCGACCGCAACCGCAAGCGCTCGAAGCGCAGCGCCGTCGTGCCCACGCGCATCGAGCACCTGCACGCGATGCCCGACGACGCCGAGCTCGAGGAGGTGCTCGCGATGCGCCACGAGCTGCGCCGCACGCGCGCGCTGCTCGACGAGCTCCCGCGCGGACAGCGCGAGGTGCTCGAGCTCGCGTTCTTCGACGAGCTCCCGTACGACGCGATCGCCGAGCGGCTCGGCATCTCGCAGGGCACCGTGAAATCCCGCATCGCCCGCGCGCGCGACCACCTGCGCGGCGGGCTCGACCGAAAGGCCGGCTGA
- a CDS encoding zinc ribbon domain-containing protein, with amino-acid sequence MSEATTGLLSYGAYVPVTRLPLALIQGRKPKDGGPEKAVAYYDEDAVTMAVAAALDCLAGSDRSAVDAVYFASTSYELREKQGAALIAKALDLRRDVLTSDHAGSLRAGTAALEAALCAVGAGAAKRALVVVADCRMGAPKGALEAKVGDGAAAFLVGGAASGASPIATWTASAAVADELQDSWRIDGERFTHSWEDRFVATEGVVPCLADALRALFAKAGVAGGDLAKAAVYAHDARTLGTVAKEAGIPADRLQDPLSARLGNTGCAFAPMLLVAALEGAKAGQRIACASYGDGAHALLFETTDAIAKLEPRRGVAGHLGKRIPLGSYDAYLRSRKLDPKEWESGADLGLSATIRFRERDADIALVGGRCTECGQIHLPRPRVCIKCHAKDRFEPARLSDRPGRVLAYTFDYFFPAAEPPTIMVMTEVAGCRVQVQLANCKPDRVRLDMPVEYVFRKIHDAGGKANYFWKASPPFEEIGANGGGGASS; translated from the coding sequence ATGAGCGAAGCCACGACCGGACTCCTCTCGTACGGCGCCTACGTCCCCGTGACGCGCCTTCCGCTCGCGCTGATCCAGGGGCGCAAGCCGAAGGACGGCGGCCCCGAGAAGGCGGTCGCCTACTACGACGAGGACGCCGTCACGATGGCGGTCGCGGCCGCGCTCGACTGCCTCGCGGGCAGCGATCGCAGCGCGGTCGACGCCGTGTACTTCGCGTCGACGAGCTACGAGCTGCGCGAGAAGCAGGGCGCGGCGCTGATCGCGAAGGCGCTCGACCTGCGGCGCGACGTGCTCACCTCGGACCACGCGGGCTCGCTGCGCGCGGGCACCGCCGCGCTCGAGGCCGCGCTGTGCGCGGTCGGCGCGGGCGCCGCGAAGCGCGCGCTCGTCGTCGTCGCCGACTGCAGGATGGGCGCGCCGAAGGGCGCGCTCGAGGCGAAGGTCGGCGACGGCGCCGCGGCATTCCTCGTCGGCGGCGCGGCGAGCGGCGCGTCGCCGATCGCGACGTGGACGGCGAGCGCGGCGGTCGCCGACGAGCTGCAGGACAGCTGGCGCATCGACGGCGAGCGCTTCACGCACAGCTGGGAGGACCGCTTCGTCGCGACCGAGGGCGTCGTGCCGTGCCTCGCGGACGCGCTGCGCGCGCTCTTCGCGAAGGCGGGCGTCGCGGGCGGCGACCTCGCGAAGGCCGCGGTCTACGCGCACGACGCGCGCACGCTCGGCACCGTCGCGAAGGAGGCCGGCATCCCGGCCGACCGCCTGCAGGACCCGCTGTCGGCCCGGCTCGGCAACACGGGCTGCGCGTTCGCGCCGATGCTGCTCGTCGCGGCGCTCGAGGGTGCGAAGGCCGGCCAGCGGATCGCGTGCGCGAGCTACGGCGACGGCGCGCACGCGCTGCTCTTCGAGACGACCGACGCGATCGCGAAGCTCGAGCCGCGCCGCGGCGTCGCGGGGCACCTCGGCAAGCGCATCCCGCTCGGCTCGTACGACGCCTACCTGCGCAGCCGCAAGCTCGATCCGAAGGAGTGGGAGAGCGGCGCCGACCTCGGGCTCTCCGCGACGATCCGCTTCCGCGAACGCGACGCCGACATCGCGCTCGTCGGCGGCCGCTGCACGGAGTGCGGACAGATCCACCTGCCGCGGCCGCGCGTCTGCATCAAGTGCCACGCGAAGGATCGCTTCGAGCCCGCGCGCCTCTCCGACCGCCCGGGCCGCGTGCTCGCCTACACGTTCGACTACTTCTTCCCGGCCGCCGAGCCGCCCACGATCATGGTGATGACGGAGGTCGCGGGCTGCCGCGTGCAGGTCCAGCTCGCGAACTGCAAGCCCGACCGCGTGCGCCTCGACATGCCCGTCGAGTACGTGTTCCGCAAGATCCACGACGCGGGCGGCAAGGCCAACTACTTCTGGAAGGCGAGCCCGCCGTTCGAGGAGATCGGCGCGAACGGCGGTGGAGGAGCTTCGTCATGA
- a CDS encoding acetyl-CoA acetyltransferase, whose amino-acid sequence MMNPEAIRDKVAVTGVGCCQFGENWDKSREDMMVEAVWEAYADAGIDDPDAQIDAVFAGAVYPREGSGEVAESLKLFGKPITMLMDYCQTGTDAFRCGVMSVACGMYDTVLVLGFDKPKDRGVSGPSVNFDRVRGLPATPAGWFSLCAARYFETYGAGREDLARIAVKNHHNGTLAPKSMLKKEITVEDVLSARIISWPFGLYDCAAQSDGAAAAIITRRDLAKQVRDDHVLVKAVTVSTAEHPQRDPDFDFLAWKPTLYAAKDAYAQAGITEPFRQLDVVQLHDCFTLTEMLTYEDLGLCKKGEAKDHVASGTFALGGELPVNTDGGLKTFGHPTGATGVRMIYENVLQLRGQAGPRQVKDATTALSHNIGGPPQTCGIAILGMP is encoded by the coding sequence ATGATGAATCCCGAGGCGATTCGCGACAAGGTCGCGGTGACCGGCGTCGGCTGCTGCCAGTTCGGCGAGAACTGGGACAAGTCGCGCGAGGACATGATGGTCGAGGCCGTGTGGGAGGCCTACGCGGACGCGGGCATCGACGACCCGGACGCGCAGATCGACGCCGTGTTCGCCGGCGCCGTGTATCCGCGCGAGGGCTCGGGCGAGGTGGCCGAGTCGCTCAAGCTCTTCGGGAAGCCCATCACGATGCTGATGGACTACTGCCAGACGGGCACCGACGCGTTCCGCTGCGGCGTGATGTCGGTCGCCTGCGGCATGTACGACACCGTGCTCGTGCTCGGCTTCGACAAGCCGAAGGATCGCGGCGTCTCGGGCCCGTCGGTGAACTTCGACCGCGTGCGCGGGCTGCCCGCGACGCCGGCGGGCTGGTTCTCGCTCTGCGCCGCTCGTTATTTCGAGACGTACGGCGCGGGCCGCGAGGACCTCGCGCGCATCGCCGTCAAGAACCACCACAACGGCACGCTCGCGCCCAAGTCGATGCTGAAGAAGGAGATCACGGTCGAGGACGTGCTCTCGGCGCGCATCATCTCGTGGCCCTTCGGGCTCTACGACTGCGCGGCGCAGAGCGACGGCGCGGCGGCCGCCATCATCACGCGGCGCGACCTCGCGAAGCAGGTGCGCGACGACCACGTGCTCGTGAAGGCCGTGACCGTCTCGACCGCCGAGCACCCGCAGCGCGACCCGGACTTCGACTTCCTCGCCTGGAAGCCCACGCTCTACGCCGCGAAGGACGCCTACGCGCAGGCCGGCATCACCGAGCCCTTCCGCCAGCTCGACGTCGTGCAGCTGCACGACTGCTTCACGCTGACCGAGATGCTCACGTACGAGGACCTCGGCCTGTGCAAGAAGGGCGAGGCGAAGGATCACGTCGCGTCGGGCACGTTCGCGCTCGGCGGCGAGCTGCCGGTGAACACCGACGGCGGCCTCAAGACCTTCGGCCACCCGACCGGCGCGACCGGCGTGCGCATGATCTACGAGAACGTGCTGCAGCTGCGCGGCCAGGCCGGGCCGCGCCAGGTGAAGGACGCGACGACCGCGCTCTCGCACAACATCGGCGGCCCGCCGCAGACCTGCGGCATCGCCATCCTCGGGATGCCGTAG
- a CDS encoding enoyl-CoA hydratase/isomerase family protein gives MAAKTVDLGTEYLRLEHEGHLARCTIQRPRKRNALTVGMYFGIRRAVNYVNAQSEATALVLTGVDDVFAPGGEMTGHHPDTTPHDYDLLQEIGNEWLPFEAIRNSRAPVVSAVNGICQGGGLLIAMLADVSVVSERATFRAPELLRGVADTGYAAYLPPHVGVARARDMLLTARTVGAREAVEMGLVSRVVPHERLLEEADAAAEAVLLTAPDARMQLKRILNANYGKVDLMTFNASLDGPEVREGFAAFGEKRTPAWVPKSLATGKRL, from the coding sequence ATGGCCGCGAAGACGGTCGACCTCGGCACCGAGTACCTGCGCCTCGAGCACGAAGGCCACCTCGCGCGCTGCACCATCCAGCGGCCGCGGAAGCGCAACGCGCTCACCGTGGGCATGTACTTCGGGATCCGCCGCGCGGTGAACTACGTGAACGCCCAGAGCGAGGCGACGGCGCTCGTGCTCACCGGGGTCGACGACGTGTTCGCGCCCGGCGGCGAGATGACGGGCCACCACCCGGACACGACGCCGCACGACTACGACCTGCTCCAGGAGATCGGCAACGAGTGGCTGCCGTTCGAGGCGATCCGCAACAGCCGCGCGCCCGTCGTGTCGGCCGTGAACGGCATCTGCCAGGGCGGGGGGCTCCTGATCGCGATGCTCGCCGACGTGTCGGTCGTGAGCGAGCGCGCGACGTTCCGGGCGCCCGAGCTCCTGCGCGGCGTCGCCGACACGGGCTATGCGGCCTATCTCCCGCCCCACGTCGGCGTCGCGCGCGCGCGCGACATGCTGCTCACCGCGCGCACGGTCGGCGCGCGCGAAGCCGTCGAGATGGGCCTCGTCTCGCGCGTCGTGCCGCACGAGCGGCTGCTCGAGGAGGCGGACGCCGCAGCCGAGGCCGTGCTCCTCACCGCGCCCGACGCGCGCATGCAGCTCAAGCGGATCCTGAACGCGAACTACGGCAAGGTCGACCTGATGACGTTCAACGCGTCGCTCGACGGCCCCGAGGTGCGCGAGGGCTTCGCGGCGTTCGGCGAGAAGCGCACGCCCGCCTGGGTGCCGAAGTCGCTCGCGACGGGCAAGCGGCTCTAG